One window from the genome of Nitrospira defluvii encodes:
- a CDS encoding MotA/TolQ/ExbB proton channel family protein yields MFQSGVMGLVGSLGAVSKIVLLLLFIASILSWGVILYKWRSFKAADREDQRFFSAFSKIRDLDELYRQSKRAEGSPSARVFQGIMDRVLTVSGDGVVTASHGPGVSKESAPVIDHQYMDKTVSYLVQNQVSHLESYLPVLATTGNITPFIGLLGTVLGIIDSFREIGMQGTASIAAVAPGVSEALVATAAGLFTAIPAVIFYNYFLTRIRKTVFRIESFTVEAMRSLQTRLKQTTVGVQ; encoded by the coding sequence ATGTTCCAATCAGGCGTGATGGGGTTGGTAGGTTCGCTGGGAGCGGTGTCGAAAATCGTGCTCCTGCTTCTCTTTATCGCCTCGATTCTTTCCTGGGGGGTGATCCTCTACAAGTGGCGCAGTTTCAAGGCCGCTGATCGGGAAGATCAGCGGTTTTTCAGTGCGTTCTCGAAGATTCGGGACCTTGATGAACTGTATCGCCAATCGAAGCGCGCGGAGGGCAGCCCCAGTGCGCGCGTGTTTCAAGGCATCATGGATCGCGTTTTGACGGTGTCCGGCGATGGTGTGGTGACTGCCTCTCACGGACCCGGCGTATCGAAAGAGTCGGCTCCTGTCATCGATCATCAGTATATGGATAAGACGGTGTCGTACCTGGTGCAAAATCAGGTGTCGCATCTGGAATCGTATCTGCCGGTCTTGGCCACCACAGGGAACATCACGCCTTTTATCGGTTTGCTGGGAACCGTGTTGGGCATCATCGACTCCTTCCGCGAGATCGGCATGCAGGGCACGGCCAGTATCGCGGCTGTGGCGCCGGGCGTCTCGGAAGCCTTGGTCGCGACGGCGGCCGGGTTGTTCACCGCCATTCCCGCGGTCATTTTCTATAATTATTTTCTGACGCGCATTCGCAAGACGGTGTTCCGGATTGAGTCATTCACAGTTGAGGCCATGCGTTCGTTGCAGACTCGCTTGAAGCAGACGACGGTCGGGGTTCAGTAA
- the xerD gene encoding site-specific tyrosine recombinase XerD, giving the protein MSGDAADKALPGPDSLPLDSVIERYWNHLRIACGLSRNTVLAYQRDIATFQRYLRDQELSDARTVSPPFLSGFLDHLHRSGLASSSRARALAAIRSLFRFLKQEGMVSVNPTVSLRSTSRARRLPKTLSVEEVDRLLSMPAGRSPEDQRDRAMVEVLYAAGLRVSELIALKLDQCNLEVGYLGITGKGDKQRVVPIGRLAVAELQAYLLHVRPVLLKQRSSRVVFVTRRGTPLTRQGFWKLLRTRAQRAGLARMPSPHMLRHSFATHLLQRGADLRSVQAMLGHADIATTQIYTHVDAAQLKKVHSACFPRNRAARTVAPGSAREPITRTDESEEGVVGKSCKNNA; this is encoded by the coding sequence ATGAGCGGTGATGCCGCAGACAAGGCTCTGCCGGGGCCGGATTCACTCCCGCTGGATTCAGTGATCGAACGATACTGGAACCATCTGCGGATCGCCTGCGGCTTATCCCGCAACACCGTTCTGGCTTACCAGCGGGATATCGCGACTTTTCAGCGCTACCTCCGCGATCAGGAACTATCTGATGCGCGAACGGTGTCTCCGCCGTTCCTCTCAGGATTTCTCGATCATTTGCATCGATCCGGCCTTGCGTCGTCTTCCCGCGCCCGCGCGCTCGCGGCCATTCGCAGCCTGTTCCGGTTTCTCAAGCAGGAGGGGATGGTCTCGGTCAACCCGACGGTGAGTCTCCGCAGCACGTCACGGGCACGCCGGTTGCCGAAGACGTTGAGCGTGGAAGAGGTGGACCGTCTTCTGTCGATGCCGGCTGGCCGGTCGCCGGAGGATCAGCGCGATCGCGCGATGGTGGAGGTGTTGTATGCCGCCGGCCTGCGCGTGTCAGAACTTATTGCGTTGAAGCTCGATCAGTGCAACCTGGAGGTGGGGTATCTTGGAATTACGGGCAAGGGAGATAAACAGCGCGTGGTGCCGATCGGTCGGCTGGCAGTAGCGGAACTGCAGGCCTATCTGCTGCATGTGCGGCCGGTGTTGTTGAAGCAGCGATCTTCTCGCGTTGTTTTTGTGACTCGCCGTGGCACACCGCTCACGCGGCAGGGGTTCTGGAAACTGCTCCGCACCCGTGCGCAGCGAGCCGGCCTCGCGCGGATGCCGTCACCGCACATGCTTCGACATTCGTTTGCGACACATCTCTTGCAGCGGGGCGCCGACTTGCGATCGGTGCAGGCGATGTTGGGGCACGCCGACATTGCGACGACGCAAATTTATACGCATGTCGATGCGGCACAGTTGAAAAAAGTCCACAGTGCGTGTTTCCCACGCAACAGGGCTGCTCGTACCGTTGCTCCAGGCAGTGCGCGAGAGCCGATCACCCGCACGGATGAATCCGAGGAAGGAGTGGTTGGAAAATCCTGCAAGAACAATGCATGA
- a CDS encoding penicillin-binding protein activator produces the protein MVSRSVFCAPHLRVCSVALAVALLVSFGTINQAAAASKTPAPSRPAPAKSPAATAQSALDQAKRLIDAEQPEAAAVMLRRFIESGPAPDLLDDAYLLMAAAMFGMKEQAETIRYVNQLLGEFPNSELVDRAKLLLAKTHARAGNLDLALPLLSEVRSLSTDPTVKRDALRLTGEFQVQKKDFLRAIQAWLDELPLDTGDQAQETDSQIRELVNEKLDIPTLVRVRDAYPKMFPGDLASIKLIELHTASGEDHLVERDLRLFLSRFPNHPYAAKAADLQAAVRTKFKSHPYSIAAIFPMSGKLAPFGTEVLNGIQLALERPKDGGDSPSIGLIVKDTESDRAAFLDELSNVLSDDRPLAVIGPLLSKNLPVMAEMAERTHIPLITPSATVPNLRRFGTYVFSTALTYGHQAKRVAEYALKEQQFKRFAILYPDTPYGRDLARLFAQEVRQQDGELIASEPYKEGDNDFRAVIGKLKAEDLKKYGVEVQVDNDPAKTGIRQGGKKGKRLLYSPGFDAVFIPGRSLDVGLLAAQLAFYDIAVPLLGSNGWNQPDFARVADRSVEGGVFADGFFAESSSPVVQEFVERYRKRFQATPSLFAAQGYDAARLTVEAIRRGATTGEAVRDYLMMQHDLPTLSGPSGFNPDGTLNRHVFLIQVKQGKFVPLD, from the coding sequence ATGGTTTCTCGATCAGTATTCTGCGCCCCGCATCTCCGCGTGTGCAGTGTCGCCCTCGCGGTGGCGCTCCTCGTCAGTTTTGGCACGATTAACCAGGCTGCCGCTGCCTCGAAGACTCCCGCGCCTTCCCGTCCTGCTCCGGCAAAATCCCCGGCAGCTACCGCACAATCGGCGTTAGACCAGGCCAAACGCCTCATCGACGCGGAACAGCCTGAAGCCGCCGCCGTCATGCTCCGTCGATTCATCGAAAGCGGGCCGGCGCCGGACCTGCTTGATGATGCCTATCTTTTAATGGCTGCCGCTATGTTCGGCATGAAGGAACAGGCCGAGACGATCCGCTACGTCAATCAATTGCTCGGCGAATTTCCCAACTCCGAACTCGTGGATCGCGCCAAACTCCTCCTCGCAAAAACGCACGCGCGGGCCGGCAATCTGGATTTGGCGCTTCCCCTCCTCTCGGAAGTCCGCAGCCTATCGACCGACCCGACCGTCAAGCGGGATGCCCTACGACTCACCGGCGAATTTCAGGTGCAGAAAAAAGACTTTCTCCGGGCCATTCAAGCCTGGCTGGATGAGCTCCCGCTGGATACTGGGGATCAGGCGCAGGAAACGGACAGCCAGATTCGTGAACTGGTCAATGAGAAACTCGATATCCCGACGCTCGTGCGTGTACGGGATGCCTATCCCAAAATGTTTCCGGGGGACTTGGCCTCCATCAAGTTGATCGAACTCCACACCGCGTCCGGGGAGGATCATTTAGTGGAGCGGGATCTACGCCTCTTTCTGAGCCGCTTCCCCAACCATCCCTATGCGGCAAAAGCCGCCGATCTCCAGGCTGCGGTCCGGACCAAATTCAAATCGCACCCCTATTCTATTGCCGCGATCTTTCCCATGTCCGGCAAATTGGCGCCGTTCGGCACCGAGGTCTTGAACGGCATTCAGCTCGCGCTGGAACGCCCGAAGGATGGTGGTGACAGCCCCTCGATCGGACTGATCGTGAAGGATACCGAATCCGACCGTGCGGCCTTCCTCGATGAACTCTCCAACGTCCTCTCCGACGATCGGCCGCTCGCCGTGATCGGACCCTTGTTGTCGAAAAACCTTCCCGTGATGGCGGAGATGGCCGAACGCACGCACATCCCGCTCATCACCCCGAGCGCGACCGTCCCAAACCTTCGACGATTCGGCACCTACGTTTTCAGCACAGCACTCACGTACGGACACCAGGCCAAACGCGTGGCGGAGTATGCACTCAAAGAGCAACAGTTCAAACGCTTCGCCATCCTTTACCCTGATACTCCATACGGCCGCGACTTGGCCCGCCTGTTCGCGCAAGAAGTCCGGCAACAGGACGGTGAACTGATCGCCAGCGAGCCCTACAAAGAAGGCGACAACGATTTTCGCGCCGTGATCGGCAAGCTCAAGGCTGAAGATCTGAAGAAGTACGGTGTGGAAGTGCAAGTCGACAACGACCCGGCAAAAACCGGAATCAGGCAGGGAGGCAAGAAAGGCAAACGCCTGCTGTATTCACCAGGGTTCGATGCGGTCTTCATCCCTGGACGTTCGCTGGATGTGGGACTGCTGGCCGCTCAATTGGCGTTCTACGATATCGCGGTACCGCTTCTCGGGAGCAACGGATGGAACCAACCTGACTTTGCGCGCGTCGCCGATCGAAGCGTCGAGGGAGGTGTCTTTGCCGACGGATTTTTCGCCGAGAGCAGCAGTCCCGTCGTGCAGGAATTTGTGGAACGATATCGCAAGCGATTTCAGGCCACGCCCTCGCTGTTTGCCGCTCAAGGCTATGATGCCGCTCGATTGACCGTGGAAGCCATCCGCCGCGGCGCGACGACCGGAGAAGCGGTACGCGACTATCTGATGATGCAGCATGACCTGCCGACCCTGAGCGGCCCCAGCGGGTTCAATCCCGACGGCACCCTCAATCGCCACGTCTTTCTCATCCAAGTAAAACAGGGCAAGTTCGTCCCCCTGGACTAA
- the tolB gene encoding Tol-Pal system beta propeller repeat protein TolB translates to MNRVIIGLMIVLCVVVGAGVLGILDSRATDVFLEATRPDFQKIPIGVFGFQNGGGPEWLGGRIEEVLKADLQRSLVFSLVDLPGIGVKAREVSTTDKAIFKQAAENGVSVLVWGKSGQKNGAKDSELLMDGFVYDSGSDEVVGGKRYVGSTSVVRLMAHRFADELVFRYTGEPGIARTKIVYVAEHGNARELFVMDYDGYEPKQITADGFLNLMPRWSPDRRFIVFTAYRSRNTQDIDILELATGKRWTLVSMPGLNITPTLSPDGNFLAFASSQDGNSEIYKLDTRTKASQRLTVNQGGDLSPSWSPTGREIAFTSDRGGAPQIFIMSADGSNVRRLTYEGDYNAAPAWSPRGNWIAYVCRTAQRLYKVCIVSPDGQKRVQVTTGPGIDDSPSWSPDGRHLTFSSTVDGKSHIYMVDTDGKNLERITFGGTHNSSPSWSPAL, encoded by the coding sequence ATGAATCGTGTGATCATCGGGCTTATGATTGTCCTCTGCGTCGTGGTCGGAGCCGGAGTCCTCGGGATTCTGGATTCCCGCGCGACCGATGTCTTCCTTGAAGCGACCAGGCCGGACTTCCAAAAGATTCCCATCGGGGTGTTCGGATTTCAAAACGGCGGCGGTCCGGAATGGCTTGGCGGTCGCATCGAGGAGGTATTGAAGGCCGACCTGCAACGGTCGTTGGTGTTTTCGCTCGTGGACTTGCCCGGGATTGGCGTGAAGGCGCGTGAGGTCTCCACGACCGACAAGGCGATTTTCAAACAAGCGGCAGAGAACGGCGTGTCCGTTCTGGTTTGGGGGAAGTCCGGGCAGAAGAACGGCGCCAAGGACAGTGAATTGTTGATGGATGGGTTTGTGTACGATAGCGGCAGCGATGAGGTGGTCGGCGGAAAGCGCTATGTCGGGTCCACCTCGGTAGTCCGTTTGATGGCGCATCGATTTGCCGATGAGTTGGTGTTTCGTTATACCGGAGAGCCGGGGATCGCCAGAACCAAGATCGTGTATGTGGCGGAGCACGGCAACGCGCGCGAATTGTTTGTGATGGACTACGATGGGTATGAGCCGAAACAGATCACGGCGGATGGCTTTCTGAACCTCATGCCTCGCTGGTCGCCGGATCGCCGCTTCATCGTGTTCACTGCGTATCGGAGCCGAAACACTCAAGACATCGATATTCTGGAACTCGCGACCGGTAAACGCTGGACGCTGGTATCCATGCCGGGATTGAATATTACCCCGACCTTGTCACCGGACGGGAATTTCCTGGCGTTTGCCAGCAGTCAGGACGGCAATTCCGAGATTTACAAGCTTGATACGCGAACCAAAGCCTCGCAGCGGCTCACCGTGAATCAGGGGGGCGATCTTTCCCCTTCGTGGTCACCGACCGGTCGGGAAATCGCGTTTACCTCCGATCGCGGCGGGGCGCCACAGATCTTTATCATGAGTGCCGACGGGTCCAACGTGCGCCGGTTGACATATGAAGGAGATTACAACGCCGCCCCGGCTTGGTCGCCGCGCGGTAACTGGATTGCCTACGTCTGTCGAACGGCTCAACGGCTCTATAAGGTCTGTATCGTCTCTCCTGACGGGCAGAAGCGAGTGCAAGTGACGACGGGGCCGGGTATCGATGATTCCCCATCCTGGTCGCCCGATGGCCGGCATCTGACCTTCAGTTCGACCGTCGATGGGAAGAGCCATATCTATATGGTCGACACCGACGGAAAAAATCTGGAACGCATTACGTTCGGCGGGACGCACAATAGCTCACCGTCCTGGTCTCCGGCTCTCTAG
- a CDS encoding TonB family protein has product MGEAGGDRLRKTLVVSLLLHLCLLSVIMGAKFFKKTERPLSAVEVSLVTLPPVEAKPEPKVEKVEKALPKPAPKPVQSAPMPVPPKPVHTPTQTPPAPVPSPVQAAPVAKPAPPAPAPPPVPVPKLEAPVLAAPQPIPHAAKSPSSAPVTNRADVLRDVMKDVELPLNAPKYGDIAPMKPAEVKKSAQPKLGAPERSDVDAMLKKLNVPDLAAPQVSTPQEPPKPPVTPTKRTSLSEEMTSDLDRELQDLKKLQAPPPVKATEPMREVKPMFREPQPTVTAPPVMASIPRTKPTPMLRVPGVSGSNPYLARVQARISGFWTAPPVDISGKALTVTVRFRLERDGRVGSVVIEQSSGNDYYDMAAQRAVQSAIPLPPFPPDLTDSYFDAHFTFAVGEAAG; this is encoded by the coding sequence ATGGGTGAGGCCGGAGGTGACCGTCTTCGTAAGACGCTGGTGGTCTCGTTGCTGCTGCACCTCTGCCTCCTGTCCGTGATCATGGGGGCGAAGTTCTTTAAGAAAACAGAACGTCCGCTCTCGGCTGTCGAAGTCTCTCTGGTGACGTTGCCCCCTGTGGAGGCAAAGCCCGAGCCCAAGGTGGAGAAAGTAGAGAAGGCGCTGCCGAAGCCTGCGCCCAAGCCGGTGCAGTCGGCGCCGATGCCCGTGCCTCCCAAGCCGGTGCACACTCCGACGCAGACTCCTCCGGCGCCCGTGCCGTCCCCGGTTCAGGCGGCTCCGGTCGCCAAGCCGGCCCCCCCGGCACCTGCACCGCCCCCGGTTCCTGTTCCCAAGTTGGAAGCTCCGGTCCTGGCGGCGCCGCAGCCGATTCCACATGCGGCTAAGTCGCCCTCTTCGGCCCCGGTAACGAATCGAGCCGATGTACTTCGGGACGTCATGAAGGACGTGGAGTTGCCGTTAAATGCTCCCAAGTATGGTGACATCGCGCCTATGAAGCCGGCCGAAGTCAAGAAGTCCGCGCAGCCAAAGCTTGGAGCACCGGAGCGGTCCGACGTCGATGCCATGTTAAAAAAATTGAACGTGCCTGATTTAGCGGCTCCGCAAGTGTCGACTCCGCAGGAACCGCCAAAACCGCCGGTCACACCGACGAAACGTACCTCGCTGTCCGAAGAAATGACCAGCGACCTCGATCGCGAGCTGCAGGATCTGAAGAAACTTCAGGCTCCGCCGCCGGTCAAGGCCACCGAGCCGATGCGGGAGGTGAAGCCGATGTTTCGCGAGCCTCAACCGACCGTGACGGCGCCGCCGGTGATGGCCAGCATTCCTCGCACGAAGCCCACGCCGATGTTGCGGGTGCCGGGCGTATCCGGATCGAATCCATATCTCGCCAGAGTGCAGGCGAGGATCAGCGGGTTCTGGACCGCGCCGCCGGTCGATATCTCTGGCAAGGCGTTGACGGTGACGGTGCGGTTCCGCTTGGAGCGGGATGGTCGGGTCGGGTCGGTCGTGATTGAGCAGTCGTCGGGCAATGACTATTATGATATGGCCGCACAGCGAGCTGTCCAAAGTGCGATTCCGTTGCCGCCCTTCCCGCCGGATCTGACGGACTCTTATTTTGATGCCCACTTTACTTTTGCCGTAGGCGAGGCTGCAGGATGA
- the ybgF gene encoding tol-pal system protein YbgF has product MKLRLIRALQMGAGLACGLVVAGCAKHADFLEIREQVSLIARTQDQEQKRFEAMQRRLESLERVREPEGGKLRLDEALARLQKLEGRLAKIEETQIAQAASIRSDLALSEASRQARASKPSGPVDAPAIVPGVPSITPTSAFNLAYNDYLNGKFDLAVSGFQHFIRDFPSTSLTPNAHYWLGESYYGQKDYIRAMQSFEHVVNEYAGNEKVPAALFKLGLSAAETGDTAKSRKYLKRVIEEYSTSDEAKLAKTKMAEIR; this is encoded by the coding sequence ATGAAGCTCCGATTGATACGGGCGCTCCAAATGGGGGCCGGACTGGCCTGCGGGCTGGTGGTCGCGGGTTGTGCCAAACATGCAGATTTCTTGGAGATTCGTGAGCAGGTGTCCCTTATTGCCAGGACCCAGGATCAGGAACAAAAGCGGTTCGAGGCGATGCAACGACGGCTGGAATCGCTGGAGCGTGTGCGTGAGCCGGAGGGCGGGAAACTACGGCTCGACGAGGCCCTGGCCCGGCTTCAAAAGCTCGAGGGGCGTCTGGCAAAAATCGAAGAGACGCAAATCGCGCAAGCGGCCTCTATCCGCTCTGATCTCGCACTTTCCGAAGCCAGTCGTCAGGCCCGTGCGTCAAAGCCATCGGGCCCCGTCGATGCTCCAGCCATTGTGCCCGGTGTCCCCTCGATCACCCCGACCTCGGCGTTCAATCTGGCCTACAACGACTATCTCAACGGAAAGTTTGATCTCGCGGTGAGCGGCTTTCAGCATTTCATCAGAGATTTTCCCTCCACGTCCCTCACGCCCAATGCCCATTACTGGTTGGGGGAGTCGTATTACGGCCAGAAGGATTACATTCGGGCGATGCAGTCCTTTGAGCACGTGGTGAATGAGTATGCGGGAAACGAGAAGGTGCCCGCGGCTCTCTTCAAGCTCGGCCTGTCGGCCGCTGAAACCGGCGATACTGCCAAGTCTAGGAAGTATCTCAAGCGGGTGATCGAAGAATATTCGACGTCCGACGAAGCCAAGCTTGCGAAGACCAAGATGGCCGAAATTCGATGA
- the ybgF gene encoding tol-pal system protein YbgF, which yields MDSGWPQRSEMAKNASIASLVTTGRSAMPSRLGLLALAATGFALLSGCVAQQADLKQTERELQRRIKQQTEEQAQTRARQNQEIISLREQDIPSLRGDLDKAMHRSQVLESRQDDLLSKLASQESKFERRIGDSEKRSLEESKRLGWVEKQLVDQDALIKGERDRTRVELAAVTSRLDQVTSHIDAIQKNVLDAMQKTTTVLAQKVDSRLDDQQKLLHGLETRSQNISQLDAQNKVLADQVTKFNQALIEFKQVLNGLGERVVQQDQAVKHLAASLEQDTAALGKRTDALAGKIEADNRVTAEHFNEVNRSVASVAKALENAGGKFVSREDDHERRLEETTRELTHVQAQIQTIDKNLENQHAFLKQVEQHLVALRTNAAQRAEQPPVVAEAAPLPQAASVPVPSPSPAPAPAQDVAPSSAAAVTPRAENRSAALMADRESYERTLTRFKDGDLDGARQGFAEFLVQHPHSDLAPNARFWLGESYYGKKDYSRAIDAYDQVQLNHPASEKVPAALLKKGYAYLALKDRKKAASALKQVIDLYPRSPEANKAMDKLNQLKESH from the coding sequence ATGGACAGTGGATGGCCTCAACGGAGTGAGATGGCAAAGAACGCCTCAATTGCGAGCCTCGTGACCACCGGCCGGTCGGCCATGCCGTCACGACTCGGCCTGCTGGCATTGGCCGCAACGGGGTTTGCCCTGTTGTCGGGATGTGTCGCGCAGCAGGCTGATCTCAAACAGACCGAACGGGAACTCCAGCGTCGCATCAAGCAACAAACCGAAGAACAGGCTCAGACCAGGGCCCGTCAAAACCAGGAAATCATCTCGTTGCGCGAGCAGGACATTCCATCCTTGCGCGGCGACCTCGATAAGGCCATGCACCGTTCGCAGGTGCTGGAGTCGCGGCAGGATGATCTGTTGTCCAAACTGGCTTCCCAGGAGTCGAAGTTCGAGCGACGTATCGGCGACAGCGAGAAGCGTTCGCTCGAGGAAAGCAAACGACTCGGTTGGGTGGAAAAGCAGCTCGTCGATCAAGATGCGTTGATCAAAGGCGAGCGCGATCGCACCCGCGTCGAACTCGCGGCGGTCACATCCCGCCTTGATCAAGTGACGAGTCACATCGATGCCATCCAGAAGAATGTGCTCGATGCGATGCAGAAGACCACGACCGTGCTGGCGCAGAAGGTGGATTCACGGTTGGATGACCAGCAGAAACTGCTGCATGGGTTGGAGACTCGCTCGCAGAACATCTCGCAGCTCGATGCGCAGAACAAGGTACTGGCGGATCAGGTGACGAAGTTCAATCAGGCGCTCATCGAGTTCAAGCAGGTGTTGAATGGATTGGGCGAACGCGTCGTGCAGCAGGATCAGGCGGTGAAGCATCTTGCCGCGTCGCTCGAGCAGGATACGGCGGCCTTGGGTAAACGAACCGATGCCCTGGCTGGAAAAATCGAGGCAGACAACCGGGTGACGGCCGAGCACTTCAATGAGGTGAATCGGAGCGTGGCGTCCGTGGCGAAGGCCTTGGAGAATGCGGGTGGCAAGTTTGTGTCCCGAGAAGATGACCACGAGCGGCGTCTCGAGGAGACCACCCGTGAGTTGACACATGTGCAGGCGCAGATTCAGACAATCGACAAGAATCTCGAAAACCAGCACGCGTTTCTCAAGCAGGTTGAACAACATTTGGTGGCATTGCGTACGAACGCTGCGCAGCGGGCCGAACAGCCTCCGGTCGTCGCTGAGGCCGCGCCCCTTCCTCAAGCGGCCTCGGTGCCGGTTCCATCACCATCCCCGGCCCCCGCACCGGCACAGGACGTGGCTCCTTCATCGGCCGCTGCCGTCACCCCGCGTGCAGAGAATCGAAGTGCGGCGTTGATGGCGGATCGGGAGTCCTATGAGCGAACGTTGACTCGTTTCAAAGATGGTGATCTGGACGGGGCCCGACAGGGGTTTGCCGAGTTTCTTGTCCAGCATCCCCACTCGGATCTCGCGCCAAATGCCCGGTTCTGGCTGGGCGAGTCCTACTATGGCAAAAAGGACTATTCGCGCGCCATCGATGCCTACGATCAGGTGCAACTGAATCATCCCGCCAGTGAAAAGGTTCCGGCAGCCCTGTTGAAAAAAGGTTATGCCTATTTGGCGTTGAAGGATCGAAAAAAAGCGGCGTCGGCGCTCAAACAAGTCATCGACCTATACCCGAGGTCCCCGGAAGCGAATAAGGCCATGGACAAATTGAATCAACTAAAGGAGTCGCATTGA
- the pal gene encoding peptidoglycan-associated lipoprotein Pal, whose protein sequence is MRIRVATMGLTMVVGMLLGMQTGCSKKSIQSGGDAQSSERGMAKSGAPAQSQAQLPPPSGLDAPSATFPDLSLSSKPEDPETGGLRGFDSVSGGKAPSEERLGGGGTMLAKVEPSESTARQIEEIRREQAKEQAASAEAGLRDVFFGYDSWTITEEGRQSLTQDAQWIKANAGALVKIEGHCDERGTLAYNLVLGEKRAKAVRNYLVELGVGANRLSVVSYGKERPFCNERSESCYQQNRRGHVVVRSK, encoded by the coding sequence ATGAGGATACGGGTAGCGACAATGGGCCTGACAATGGTTGTCGGGATGCTGTTGGGCATGCAGACAGGGTGTTCCAAGAAGTCCATTCAGTCCGGCGGGGATGCACAGTCATCAGAGCGCGGGATGGCCAAGTCGGGGGCCCCGGCTCAGTCTCAGGCCCAGCTCCCGCCGCCGTCGGGGTTGGATGCTCCCAGCGCCACCTTCCCTGACCTGTCCCTTTCAAGCAAACCGGAAGATCCCGAGACCGGTGGCTTGCGCGGATTCGATTCCGTTTCCGGCGGGAAGGCCCCGTCCGAAGAGCGGCTCGGTGGAGGCGGCACCATGTTGGCCAAGGTCGAGCCCTCGGAGAGCACGGCGCGCCAGATCGAAGAAATTCGTCGCGAGCAGGCCAAGGAGCAGGCGGCGTCGGCGGAAGCGGGATTGCGCGATGTGTTTTTCGGCTATGACAGTTGGACGATCACGGAGGAAGGGCGGCAGTCGCTGACACAGGATGCTCAGTGGATCAAGGCGAATGCCGGAGCGTTGGTCAAGATTGAAGGCCATTGTGACGAACGCGGCACGCTGGCGTACAACTTGGTGTTAGGTGAAAAGCGCGCCAAAGCCGTCCGGAATTATCTGGTGGAACTCGGTGTCGGCGCCAACCGGTTGTCGGTGGTGTCGTACGGTAAAGAGCGGCCGTTCTGCAACGAGCGTAGCGAAAGCTGCTATCAGCAGAATCGTCGCGGACATGTGGTGGTCCGGTCGAAATAA
- a CDS encoding biopolymer transporter ExbD — translation MAEINVIPLVDVVLVLLVIFMVTAPMLYRGMDINLPKSASNTIKPEARAVLSIERDQRLYLDKDAVSVVQLERKLRALKDQSPDVSLYLRADRDVPYGIVVQVMDSVKKAGIEKLGMVTEPTGAEHVNESVATPAQSRKK, via the coding sequence ATGGCAGAGATCAACGTGATCCCGCTGGTCGACGTGGTGTTGGTGCTGCTCGTCATCTTCATGGTGACCGCCCCCATGTTGTATCGCGGGATGGACATCAATCTTCCCAAGTCCGCCAGCAATACGATTAAGCCGGAAGCCAGAGCCGTTTTGTCCATTGAGCGGGATCAGCGTTTGTATTTGGATAAGGATGCGGTGAGCGTGGTGCAGTTGGAGCGTAAACTCCGGGCGTTGAAGGATCAAAGTCCGGATGTGTCGCTCTATCTACGCGCCGACCGGGATGTGCCGTACGGGATTGTCGTGCAGGTGATGGATAGTGTGAAAAAAGCCGGGATTGAAAAACTCGGCATGGTGACCGAGCCCACGGGGGCCGAGCACGTAAACGAGTCGGTCGCGACTCCCGCGCAGTCACGCAAGAAGTAG